The following are from one region of the Cloacibacterium normanense genome:
- the lgt gene encoding prolipoprotein diacylglyceryl transferase, which produces MNLATLLYFTWDPSKGIEIGTFTLHYYSLMFVLAFGIGYYLFVKMFKIDHESEKSLDTIFTWTLIGTILGARLGHVIFYQPELFKQDFWSVFLPIQTVPEFKFTGFSGLASHGAAIVLVISTIIIAIKVLKKNPLWLLDRLAITVALAGFFIRMGNFFNSEIVGKPAPDSPFAVLFPQQSMEYGEIVPRYPTQLFEAFSYLALFFVMWGIYLYTKKKYSQGWLFGFFFAVLWTIRFLVEFLKEPQGEEKITLGILNTGQVLSIPLVIIGLAVMLYSKNFKYEDKF; this is translated from the coding sequence ATGAATTTAGCTACGCTATTATATTTCACTTGGGATCCTTCTAAAGGAATAGAAATCGGGACTTTTACCTTACATTATTACAGTTTAATGTTTGTTTTAGCCTTCGGAATTGGTTACTATTTATTTGTAAAAATGTTCAAAATAGACCACGAAAGCGAAAAAAGTTTAGACACCATTTTCACTTGGACTTTAATCGGAACGATTCTCGGCGCAAGATTAGGTCACGTAATTTTCTATCAACCAGAATTATTTAAACAAGATTTCTGGAGTGTTTTCTTGCCAATTCAGACGGTTCCAGAATTCAAATTCACGGGATTTTCGGGACTTGCAAGTCATGGAGCTGCAATAGTTTTGGTTATTTCTACCATTATTATTGCGATAAAAGTTTTGAAGAAAAATCCACTTTGGTTATTAGACAGATTAGCCATTACCGTGGCTTTAGCTGGATTTTTTATCAGAATGGGAAATTTTTTCAACTCAGAAATCGTAGGAAAACCAGCACCAGATTCACCATTTGCCGTATTATTTCCTCAACAAAGTATGGAATACGGAGAAATTGTTCCACGGTATCCTACTCAGTTGTTCGAAGCATTTTCTTATTTAGCATTATTTTTTGTAATGTGGGGAATTTATCTTTACACGAAGAAAAAATACAGTCAAGGTTGGCTTTTCGGGTTTTTCTTTGCTGTACTTTGGACCATCAGATTTTTAGTAGAATTCTTAAAAGAACCTCAAGGAGAAGAAAAAATCACCCTTGGAATTCTCAATACAGGTCAGGTTTTATCAATTCCATTAGTCATTATAGGATTAGCGGTAATGCTTTATTCTAAAA
- a CDS encoding replication-associated recombination protein A produces MYKNIPLAEKLRPKTLDEVLGQEHLTGNNGTIRKMLENDTLNSLILWGPPGTGKTTLAEIISSTSGRKFFKLSAVSSGVKEVREVIEDAKKQNLFTGKSPILFIDEIHRFNKSQQDSLLHAVEKGWIVLIGATTENPSFEVVSALLSRSQVYVLKSLSFEKLEELAEIALSRYNEEEQTHFTLKEKEALIQYSGGDARKLINSIELVLNQFKNVKEKEITNEDVLSVLQETMALYDKNGEQHYDIISAFIKSMRGSDPNGAVYWLARMIAGGEDVKFIARRMLILAAEDIGLANPNALTVANNCFQAVNVIGNPESRIILSETAVYLACSPKSNSTYKAIDAALAVVKQTGNLPVPLHLRNAPTKLMKDLDYGKEYQYAHSYEGNFVNQEFLPDEISGTQFYVPGENATERKIREELQKKWKGKYS; encoded by the coding sequence TTGTACAAAAATATTCCTTTAGCCGAAAAACTCAGACCTAAAACACTAGACGAAGTTTTAGGGCAAGAACATCTTACTGGAAACAACGGAACTATCCGTAAAATGCTAGAAAATGACACGCTCAATTCTCTCATTTTATGGGGACCTCCCGGAACTGGAAAGACTACTTTGGCAGAAATTATTTCTTCTACTTCTGGAAGGAAATTTTTCAAGCTTTCGGCGGTTTCTTCTGGAGTAAAAGAAGTGAGAGAAGTGATAGAAGATGCCAAAAAACAGAATCTTTTCACGGGGAAATCACCGATTTTGTTCATAGACGAGATTCACCGTTTTAACAAATCTCAACAAGATTCATTGCTTCATGCGGTAGAAAAAGGTTGGATTGTATTAATTGGAGCTACTACAGAAAATCCGAGTTTCGAAGTGGTTTCGGCGTTGCTTTCTCGTTCACAAGTGTATGTTTTGAAGTCTCTAAGTTTTGAAAAATTAGAAGAACTCGCAGAAATAGCCCTTTCCAGATATAATGAAGAAGAACAAACGCATTTTACACTCAAAGAAAAAGAAGCGCTGATTCAATATTCTGGTGGCGATGCTCGAAAACTCATTAATTCTATAGAATTGGTTCTCAATCAATTCAAAAATGTAAAAGAAAAAGAAATCACCAACGAAGATGTGCTTTCTGTTTTGCAAGAAACGATGGCGCTTTATGATAAAAATGGAGAACAGCATTATGATATTATTTCGGCGTTTATCAAATCTATGCGCGGTTCTGACCCAAATGGAGCGGTGTATTGGCTTGCCAGAATGATTGCAGGTGGAGAAGATGTGAAATTTATTGCACGCAGAATGCTCATTTTAGCAGCTGAAGATATTGGTTTGGCGAATCCAAATGCTTTGACGGTTGCTAATAATTGCTTTCAAGCGGTAAATGTCATTGGAAATCCTGAATCTAGAATTATTTTGAGCGAAACAGCCGTTTATTTGGCTTGTTCACCGAAATCTAACTCTACTTATAAAGCGATTGATGCTGCACTTGCTGTCGTAAAACAAACCGGGAATTTGCCAGTTCCGTTGCATCTGAGAAATGCACCAACCAAACTGATGAAAGACTTAGATTATGGCAAAGAATATCAATATGCGCATTCTTACGAAGGAAATTTTGTAAACCAAGAATTCTTGCCCGATGAAATTTCTGGAACGCAATTCTATGTTCCTGGCGAAAACGCTACAGAAAGGAAAATCCGCGAAGAATTGCAGAAAAAATGGAAGGGAAAATATTCTTAG
- a CDS encoding 3-oxoacyl-ACP synthase III family protein, translated as MKRAYIKGTGSYTPPKVIKNDFFEAVGSNDEWIFKNLGIKERRIVEGEVTSDLASKAALIALEDAGITAEEVNLIIVATSTPDRQAPSTACFVQEKINAPHAVAFDISAVCSGGIYGLAIGSQFIQTGMYKNVLVIGADVFSSITDWSRKDSVFFGDGAGAVLLSATTEDKGFIDFKLHADGKGKYHFNIPAGGCEIPASEETIKQGLHYFQMNGKEVFNTATKVLPEVIHEVLADNNLTANDIDWVIPHQPSVRILQKVAEEVNIPFEKVMTNMDKYANTSGGTIPIVLDETYKSGKIKEGNTLLFAAVGSGWTWGAALYKV; from the coding sequence ATGAAGAGAGCGTATATCAAAGGGACGGGTTCTTATACTCCGCCAAAAGTGATAAAAAATGATTTTTTTGAAGCAGTAGGTTCTAATGATGAATGGATTTTTAAAAATTTAGGAATTAAAGAACGCAGGATTGTGGAAGGTGAAGTAACCAGCGATTTGGCTTCTAAAGCGGCTTTAATTGCACTAGAAGATGCTGGAATTACAGCTGAAGAAGTGAACCTCATTATCGTAGCTACTTCTACACCAGACAGACAAGCGCCTTCTACGGCTTGTTTCGTACAAGAAAAAATAAATGCACCTCATGCTGTCGCTTTTGATATTTCGGCAGTTTGTTCGGGCGGAATTTATGGTTTAGCCATTGGTAGCCAATTTATACAAACTGGAATGTATAAAAATGTTTTGGTGATAGGAGCTGATGTTTTTTCGAGTATTACAGATTGGTCACGTAAAGATTCTGTGTTTTTTGGAGATGGAGCAGGAGCGGTATTATTATCGGCAACTACTGAAGACAAAGGGTTTATAGATTTTAAACTTCATGCTGATGGTAAAGGAAAATATCATTTTAATATTCCAGCTGGTGGTTGTGAAATTCCGGCAAGTGAAGAAACCATTAAACAAGGGCTTCACTATTTCCAGATGAATGGCAAAGAAGTTTTTAATACAGCGACTAAAGTATTGCCAGAAGTAATTCACGAAGTTTTAGCAGATAATAACTTAACGGCAAATGATATTGACTGGGTGATTCCACATCAGCCAAGTGTTAGAATTTTACAAAAAGTAGCTGAGGAAGTAAATATTCCGTTTGAAAAAGTAATGACCAATATGGATAAATATGCCAATACTTCTGGGGGAACCATCCCAATAGTTTTAGACGAAACCTATAAAAGCGGAAAAATAAAAGAAGGGAATACCTTACTTTTTGCAGCCGTAGGTTCTGGTTGGACTTGGGGAGCAGCCTTATATAAAGTCTAG
- a CDS encoding SDR family oxidoreductase — translation MFTNQTFLITGIADENSLAMYVAKKIIKNNGNVVCTGLGVTPFHKNLSEKAESFLNKSYNDFENACKKLLGENVLTFPLDITLPESLEALTDFLNEKNVKLNGFLHAIAMDKTIRQKSVKPMLEVTADEFNDTMTVSAFSLISLSHALLKSKVLQNGSSIVTLSYIAAEKVSFFPYINMSIAKAALERLTIEMAYELGRDFGIRANCVRFSPYMGSKAGNATLKIEDVERANRISPLGNAHPEDLAHEVVHLFRKDIRITGEIRHVDGGFHIMG, via the coding sequence ATGTTTACTAATCAAACCTTTTTAATTACAGGAATCGCAGACGAAAATTCACTCGCTATGTACGTTGCCAAAAAAATCATCAAAAATAACGGAAACGTAGTGTGTACAGGTCTAGGCGTAACTCCATTTCATAAAAATCTTTCAGAAAAAGCAGAAAGTTTTCTTAATAAATCTTACAATGATTTTGAAAATGCTTGTAAAAAATTATTAGGAGAAAATGTGCTAACTTTTCCATTAGATATTACCTTGCCAGAAAGTTTAGAGGCTCTCACAGATTTTCTAAATGAAAAGAATGTTAAGCTTAATGGTTTTCTTCATGCGATTGCTATGGACAAAACCATTCGTCAGAAATCTGTAAAACCCATGCTGGAAGTTACAGCAGATGAATTTAATGATACCATGACGGTGTCTGCATTTTCTTTAATAAGCCTTTCTCACGCATTATTGAAAAGCAAAGTTTTACAAAATGGTTCTTCTATAGTTACTTTAAGTTACATTGCAGCAGAGAAGGTTTCATTCTTTCCTTATATCAATATGAGTATTGCAAAAGCAGCATTAGAAAGACTCACGATTGAAATGGCTTATGAATTAGGAAGAGATTTCGGCATTAGAGCAAATTGTGTTCGTTTTTCACCATATATGGGAAGTAAAGCAGGAAATGCTACGCTAAAAATTGAAGATGTAGAAAGAGCCAATAGAATCAGCCCTCTAGGAAATGCACATCCCGAAGATTTAGCCCACGAAGTAGTGCATTTATTCAGAAAAGACATTAGAATTACAGGCGAAATTCGTCATGTAGACGGTGGTTTTCACATTATGGGTTAA
- a CDS encoding YHS domain-containing protein, translating into MKSILTIAFVAISILSSCQQTPETKKVHDHKKTTQKLDVKVVNEEDPICGMKTAQFLKDTAVYKGKTYGFCNKLCKEEFKKNPKKYAK; encoded by the coding sequence ATGAAATCTATATTAACCATTGCTTTTGTAGCAATTTCTATATTATCTTCTTGTCAACAAACTCCAGAAACCAAAAAAGTTCATGACCATAAAAAAACGACCCAAAAATTAGACGTAAAAGTGGTGAACGAAGAAGACCCAATTTGTGGAATGAAAACAGCACAGTTTTTAAAAGATACTGCTGTTTATAAAGGAAAAACCTATGGTTTCTGTAATAAACTTTGCAAAGAAGAATTCAAAAAAAATCCTAAAAAATACGCAAAATAA
- the yidD gene encoding membrane protein insertion efficiency factor YidD produces the protein MLNKILIFPLIVLIKIYQYGISPWLGKNCRYEPTCSHYTVEALKVHGLFKGIYLSAKRISSCHPWGGSGYDPVPPKKEHQH, from the coding sequence ATGCTGAATAAAATTCTCATATTTCCGCTCATTGTATTGATAAAAATTTATCAATATGGAATTTCTCCATGGTTGGGAAAAAATTGCAGATATGAACCTACTTGTTCGCATTATACGGTGGAAGCATTAAAAGTTCACGGACTTTTTAAAGGAATTTATCTAAGTGCAAAGAGAATTTCTAGCTGTCATCCTTGGGGTGGAAGCGGTTACGATCCTGTACCGCCCAAAAAAGAACATCAACATTAA
- a CDS encoding SCO family protein, which translates to MTKPKKASGFGMNKMLVYQMIALVVIVLAFIAGNYFFKKSLHTVMKAPNFELIDQNNRRISNTDMLGKVFVVEFFYARCPTICPIMNNNLKFVDKAIKSKDFGIISISIDPENDTPEFLKAHAKKLGVTNPSWHFLTGNRDYIGDLANEFDIYVGDKDDQSESLNHSGMLALVDKEGNVRCRFGKDGMPILYYSGLNYDDQEGKNASLKGKFQPDRKLLIEDIQKLLEE; encoded by the coding sequence ATGACGAAACCTAAAAAAGCGTCTGGTTTTGGAATGAATAAAATGCTGGTGTACCAAATGATAGCTTTAGTGGTTATTGTTCTGGCATTTATCGCAGGAAATTACTTTTTCAAGAAAAGTCTTCATACGGTAATGAAGGCGCCAAATTTTGAATTAATCGACCAAAATAATCGTAGAATTTCAAATACAGATATGCTAGGAAAAGTCTTTGTAGTAGAGTTTTTCTATGCGAGATGTCCTACAATTTGTCCGATTATGAATAACAATCTGAAATTCGTAGATAAAGCGATTAAGAGCAAAGATTTTGGGATTATTTCCATTTCTATAGATCCAGAAAATGACACGCCAGAATTTTTAAAAGCACATGCCAAAAAACTTGGAGTTACCAATCCCAGTTGGCATTTTTTGACGGGAAATAGAGATTACATCGGTGATTTAGCCAATGAATTTGATATTTATGTAGGCGATAAAGATGACCAGTCAGAAAGTCTTAATCACAGCGGAATGCTGGCTTTGGTAGACAAAGAAGGCAATGTGAGATGCAGATTTGGAAAAGATGGCATGCCGATTCTTTATTATTCTGGACTGAATTATGATGATCAAGAAGGAAAAAATGCGAGTTTAAAAGGCAAATTCCAGCCAGACAGAAAATTATTGATAGAAGATATTCAGAAACTTCTAGAAGAATAA